Proteins encoded within one genomic window of Pongo abelii isolate AG06213 chromosome 18, NHGRI_mPonAbe1-v2.0_pri, whole genome shotgun sequence:
- the MT2A gene encoding metallothionein-2 (The RefSeq protein has 1 substitution compared to this genomic sequence) — MDPNCSCAAGDSCTCAGSCKCKECKCTSCKKSCCSCCPVGCAKCAQGCICKGASDKCSCCA; from the exons ATGGATCCCAACTGCTCCTGCGCCGCCG GTGACTCCTGCACCTGCGCCGGCTCCTGCAAATGCAAAGAGTGCAAGTGCACCTCCTGCAGGAAAA gctgctgctcctgctgccctgtgggcTGTGCCAAGTGTGCCCAGGGCTGCATCTGCAAAGGGGCGTCGGACAAGTGCAGCTGCTGCGCCTGA